One window of Helicobacter winghamensis ATCC BAA-430 genomic DNA carries:
- the rpsL gene encoding 30S ribosomal protein S12, with the protein MPTINQLIRKERKKVIKKSKSPALVVCPQRRGVCTRVYTTTPKKPNSALRKVAKVRLTSGFEVISYIPGEGHNLQEHSIVLIRGGRVRDLPGVKYHIIRGALDTAGVAKRTVSRSKYGAKKAKGDAGGKK; encoded by the coding sequence GTGCCGACGATTAATCAGTTGATTAGAAAAGAGCGAAAAAAAGTTATTAAGAAGTCAAAGTCACCAGCTTTGGTAGTTTGCCCCCAAAGGAGAGGGGTTTGTACGCGTGTTTACACAACAACGCCTAAAAAGCCTAACTCAGCGTTAAGAAAAGTAGCAAAGGTTAGACTAACAAGTGGGTTTGAAGTGATTAGTTATATTCCAGGTGAAGGACATAACTTGCAAGAACACTCTATCGTATTAATTCGTGGCGGAAGGGTAAGAGATTTGCCTGGTGTTAAGTATCACATTATCCGCGGTGCGCTAGATACAGCAGGTGTTGCAAAACGCACGGTTTCACGCAGTAAATATGGTGCTAAAAAGGCAAAGGGTGATGCAGGAGGTAAAAAATAA
- the rpsG gene encoding 30S ribosomal protein S7 — translation MRRRKAPQREVLGDPIYNNIVVTKFINKMMYDGKKSVAEKIIYATFDKIEEKTKEKGIETFEKALEKVKPLVEVRSRRVGGATYQVPVEVRPARQQSLSIRWLLDSARKRNERTMIERLANELIDAANERGAAFKKKEDVHKMAEANKAFAHYRW, via the coding sequence ATGAGAAGAAGAAAAGCCCCACAAAGAGAAGTATTGGGAGATCCAATCTATAATAATATTGTTGTAACAAAATTCATCAATAAAATGATGTATGATGGGAAAAAGAGTGTTGCAGAGAAAATCATTTATGCAACATTTGATAAAATTGAAGAGAAAACAAAAGAAAAAGGCATTGAAACTTTTGAAAAAGCTTTAGAAAAGGTTAAGCCTCTTGTGGAAGTAAGAAGCAGAAGAGTAGGTGGTGCAACTTATCAAGTTCCTGTTGAAGTGCGCCCAGCAAGACAGCAATCTCTATCTATTCGCTGGCTGCTGGATTCTGCCAGAAAAAGAAATGAGCGCACAATGATTGAAAGATTAGCAAATGAGCTAATTGATGCTGCAAATGAGCGTGGAGCGGCATTTAAGAAAAAAGAAGATGTGCATAAAATGGCAGAAGCTAATAAAGCTTTTGCACACTATCGTTGGTAA
- the fusA gene encoding elongation factor G: MARKTPLNKIRNIGIAAHIDAGKTTTSERILFYTGVSHKIGEVHDGAATMDWMEQEKERGITITSAATTCFWKDYQINLIDTPGHVDFTIEVERSMRVLDGAVAVFCSVGGVQPQSETVWRQANKYGVPRIVFVNKMDRIGANFYNVESQIATRLKAKPVPLVIPIGAEDNFKGVVDLVNMKACVWNDESMGAMYDIEEIPAELMDKAQEYREKLLEAVAEQDEAMMEKYLGGEELSVEEIKAGIKKACLAMEMVPMLCGSSFKNKGVQTLLDAVVEYLPAPTEVADIRGVDPKDEEKEVSVKSTDNGEFAGLAFKIMTDPFVGQLTFVRVYRGSLESGSYVLNSTKGKKERVGRLLKMHSNKREDIKEVYAGEICAFVGLKETLTGDTLCSEKDPVILERMEFPDPVISIAVEPKTKADQEKMALALAKLAEEDPSFRVHTDEESGQTIISGMGELHLEIIVDRLKREFKVEAEVGQPQVAFRETIRQSVEQECKYAKQSGGRGQYGHVFIKLDPQEPGKGYEFVNSISGGVIPKEYIPAVDKGIQEAMQNGVLAGYPVVDFKVTLFDGSYHDVDSSEMAFKIAGSMAFKDACRKAGAVLLEPMMKVEVEVPEEYMGDVIGDLNRRRGQINSMDDRMGLKIVNAFVPLAEMFGYSTDLRSATQGRGTYTMEFDHYGEVPGNISKEIMEKRNG, from the coding sequence ATGGCAAGAAAAACTCCATTAAATAAAATTAGAAATATAGGTATCGCAGCGCATATTGATGCAGGAAAAACAACAACTTCTGAACGAATTTTGTTTTATACAGGTGTGAGCCACAAAATTGGTGAAGTGCATGACGGTGCTGCAACAATGGACTGGATGGAACAAGAAAAAGAGCGTGGAATTACAATCACTTCTGCTGCGACAACTTGTTTTTGGAAAGATTATCAGATTAATCTCATTGACACTCCCGGGCATGTGGATTTTACCATAGAAGTTGAACGTTCAATGCGTGTTTTGGATGGTGCTGTCGCTGTGTTTTGTTCTGTAGGTGGTGTGCAACCACAGAGTGAAACGGTTTGGAGACAAGCAAACAAATATGGTGTTCCTAGAATTGTATTTGTTAATAAAATGGACAGAATTGGCGCAAACTTCTACAATGTAGAATCTCAAATTGCAACAAGATTAAAAGCAAAACCAGTGCCACTAGTGATTCCTATTGGTGCAGAAGATAATTTTAAAGGTGTTGTAGATCTTGTTAATATGAAAGCGTGTGTATGGAATGATGAATCTATGGGCGCTATGTATGATATTGAAGAAATTCCAGCAGAATTAATGGATAAAGCGCAGGAATATAGGGAAAAATTGTTGGAAGCTGTTGCAGAACAAGACGAAGCGATGATGGAAAAATACTTAGGTGGTGAAGAATTAAGTGTTGAAGAAATTAAAGCAGGAATCAAAAAGGCTTGTTTGGCAATGGAAATGGTTCCTATGTTGTGTGGCTCAAGTTTTAAAAACAAAGGCGTGCAAACACTTCTTGATGCAGTTGTTGAGTATTTGCCTGCCCCAACAGAGGTTGCAGATATTCGTGGCGTAGATCCAAAAGACGAAGAAAAAGAAGTGAGTGTAAAATCTACAGATAATGGCGAGTTTGCAGGACTTGCATTTAAGATTATGACAGATCCTTTTGTAGGACAGTTAACATTTGTTCGTGTGTATCGTGGGAGTTTGGAATCTGGAAGTTATGTGCTTAATTCCACAAAGGGTAAAAAAGAGCGCGTTGGAAGATTGCTTAAAATGCACTCTAATAAAAGAGAAGATATTAAAGAAGTTTATGCGGGAGAAATTTGTGCGTTTGTTGGCTTGAAAGAGACACTAACAGGAGATACACTATGTTCTGAAAAAGATCCCGTTATTTTAGAGAGAATGGAATTTCCAGACCCAGTTATTTCCATTGCAGTTGAACCAAAAACAAAAGCCGATCAAGAAAAAATGGCATTAGCTCTTGCAAAACTTGCTGAGGAAGATCCAAGTTTTAGAGTGCATACAGATGAGGAATCAGGACAAACAATTATTTCTGGTATGGGTGAGTTACACTTAGAAATTATCGTAGATAGATTAAAGCGTGAATTTAAGGTGGAAGCCGAAGTAGGACAGCCACAAGTTGCATTCCGTGAAACAATCCGTCAAAGCGTAGAACAAGAATGCAAATATGCAAAACAATCTGGTGGGCGCGGACAATATGGACATGTCTTTATTAAACTTGATCCACAAGAGCCAGGCAAGGGATATGAGTTTGTTAATAGCATTAGCGGGGGTGTGATTCCAAAAGAATATATCCCAGCAGTTGATAAAGGAATCCAAGAAGCAATGCAAAATGGTGTGCTTGCGGGTTATCCTGTTGTAGATTTTAAAGTTACGTTATTTGATGGAAGTTATCATGATGTAGATTCTTCAGAAATGGCGTTTAAAATTGCTGGTTCTATGGCTTTTAAGGATGCTTGTAGAAAAGCGGGCGCGGTTTTATTGGAGCCTATGATGAAAGTAGAAGTGGAAGTCCCTGAAGAATATATGGGTGATGTGATCGGAGATTTAAATAGAAGACGTGGACAAATCAACTCAATGGACGATAGAATGGGCTTAAAAATCGTTAATGCTTTCGTGCCTTTGGCGGAGATGTTTGGTTACTCCACAGATTTACGCTCTGCAACACAAGGGCGTGGAACTTATACAATGGAGTTTGACCACTATGGAGAAGTTCCAGGTAATATTTCTAAAGAAATTATGGAAAAGCGTAACGGCTAA